From Polyangium spumosum, a single genomic window includes:
- a CDS encoding VOC family protein — translation MTTTRSRMLFVNIAVKNLDRSVGFFTKLGFTFNQQFTDETATCMIVNEQACVMLLVESKFQGFTKKQICDTSTSNEAAICFSCESREEVDRMVEIALANGGSRAMPPQDHGFMYFASFYDIDGHHWEVMWMDPAAVQK, via the coding sequence ATGACCACGACTCGTTCTCGCATGCTCTTCGTCAATATCGCCGTCAAGAACCTCGACCGCTCCGTCGGCTTCTTCACGAAGCTCGGGTTCACGTTCAACCAGCAGTTCACCGACGAGACCGCCACGTGTATGATCGTGAACGAGCAGGCGTGCGTCATGCTGCTCGTCGAGTCGAAGTTCCAGGGCTTCACGAAGAAGCAGATCTGCGACACGAGCACGTCCAACGAGGCCGCCATCTGCTTCTCCTGCGAGAGCCGCGAGGAGGTCGATCGGATGGTCGAGATCGCGCTGGCGAACGGCGGCTCGCGCGCGATGCCGCCCCAGGATCACGGCTTCATGTACTTCGCGAGCTTCTACGACATCGACGGCCACCACTGGGAGGTCATGTGGATGGATCCGGCCGCGGTCCAGAAGTGA